Proteins encoded within one genomic window of Schaalia sp. HMT-172:
- a CDS encoding sigma-70 family RNA polymerase sigma factor: protein MDTTTPQPAAQAPEPAPASSTPASSTPDDAALQARFMDEAMPLMNQLFGAALGMTRNRADAEDLVQETYLKAYQKFHQYKPGTNIKAWLYRILTNTYITSYRKAQRSPKRASTDTIEDWQLADAASHAEVGLKSAEVEALESLPSTQLREALDSLSEEHRMVVLMADVEGMSYKEIAEELGVPMGTVMSRLNRARKNLRSALADVAAEYGIGGTK from the coding sequence ATGGACACGACAACCCCCCAACCGGCGGCGCAGGCGCCCGAGCCTGCCCCGGCCTCGTCGACCCCGGCCTCGTCGACCCCAGACGACGCTGCGCTGCAGGCGCGCTTCATGGACGAAGCGATGCCCCTCATGAACCAGTTGTTCGGCGCGGCCCTGGGCATGACCCGCAACCGAGCCGACGCGGAAGACCTGGTCCAGGAGACCTACCTCAAGGCCTACCAGAAGTTCCACCAGTACAAGCCCGGCACCAACATCAAAGCCTGGCTCTACCGGATCCTCACCAACACCTACATCACCAGCTACCGCAAGGCGCAGCGATCCCCCAAGCGTGCCTCCACCGACACCATCGAGGATTGGCAACTTGCCGACGCCGCCTCCCACGCGGAGGTTGGCCTGAAATCCGCCGAAGTCGAAGCCCTCGAGTCGCTGCCCTCCACGCAGCTACGCGAGGCCCTCGATTCGCTCTCAGAGGAACACCGGATGGTTGTCCTCATGGCTGACGTTGAGGGAATGAGCTACAAGGAAATCGCCGAAGAACTAGGAGTTCCCATGGGGACCGTCATGAGCCGACTGAACCGGGCGCGCAAGAACCTGCGCTCCGCGCTGGCCGACGTCGCCGCGGAATACGGGATCGGAGGAACCAAGTGA
- a CDS encoding IS256 family transposase has translation MMNDDDVVVARASGRETVEELRRSGALDALFERLDAGEVEMTGSEGLLPALLKEALERGLAAELTEHLGYEKGQASGQARSNTRNGTTKKTVMSEVGAFEIEVPRDRAGSFTPRLVRKGQRRLDGLDSMIISLYAGGMTVRDIRHHLASTLGVEVSAGTISTITDAVCEAVLEWQHRPLEAFYPVIYLDAIRIKVRCDHRVENRAAHLAVGVDMEGVKHVLGIWVQADEGASFWAHVCAELANRGLRDVLIVCCDGLTGLPEAIEATWPQSMVQTCVVHLIRASMRFVSYKDRKSVAAALKAVYSAPNEETARGALEDFAASDLGARYPQTVATWQRAWQRFTPFLAFPPMLRRVVYTTNAIESLNYQLRKITKNRGHFPSEEAAVKLLWLAICNIEDKRAAQRLTDAGKPPNKRTGHTRLIEGHTTTNWKQALAQLTTAYPDRITPYL, from the coding sequence ATGATGAATGATGATGATGTTGTTGTGGCTCGCGCTAGTGGGCGTGAGACGGTGGAGGAGCTTCGTCGCTCGGGGGCGTTGGATGCGTTGTTTGAGCGTCTTGATGCTGGCGAGGTCGAGATGACGGGTAGCGAGGGCTTGTTGCCGGCGTTGCTTAAGGAGGCGTTGGAGCGCGGGTTGGCCGCGGAGCTGACCGAGCACTTGGGGTATGAGAAGGGCCAGGCCAGTGGGCAGGCTCGCTCGAACACGAGGAACGGCACGACGAAGAAGACCGTGATGTCGGAGGTGGGTGCCTTCGAGATCGAGGTTCCCCGGGACCGGGCGGGCTCGTTCACCCCGCGCCTGGTGCGTAAAGGACAGCGGCGCCTTGATGGTTTGGATTCGATGATTATCAGCTTGTATGCCGGGGGGATGACGGTACGCGATATCCGCCATCACCTGGCCTCCACCCTGGGCGTGGAGGTCAGCGCTGGGACGATTTCTACGATCACTGACGCGGTGTGCGAGGCCGTCTTGGAGTGGCAGCACCGCCCCTTAGAAGCGTTCTACCCGGTGATCTACCTGGATGCGATCCGCATCAAAGTCCGATGCGATCACAGGGTGGAGAACCGGGCCGCTCACCTGGCGGTCGGAGTGGACATGGAGGGGGTCAAGCACGTGCTGGGCATCTGGGTCCAAGCCGATGAAGGCGCCTCCTTTTGGGCCCACGTGTGCGCCGAGCTGGCCAACCGAGGCCTACGCGATGTCCTGATCGTGTGCTGCGACGGACTTACTGGCCTGCCTGAAGCCATCGAAGCGACCTGGCCCCAGTCCATGGTCCAAACCTGCGTCGTTCACTTAATCCGCGCCTCCATGCGTTTCGTGTCCTACAAGGACCGCAAGAGCGTCGCCGCGGCTCTCAAGGCCGTGTACAGCGCGCCCAACGAGGAAACCGCCCGAGGGGCGCTGGAGGACTTCGCGGCCAGCGACCTGGGAGCGCGCTACCCCCAAACGGTTGCCACCTGGCAGCGCGCCTGGCAGCGCTTCACGCCGTTCTTGGCGTTCCCGCCCATGCTGCGCCGCGTCGTGTACACCACCAACGCTATCGAGTCCTTGAACTACCAGCTACGCAAAATCACCAAGAACCGCGGGCATTTCCCCAGCGAAGAAGCCGCCGTCAAACTCTTGTGGCTCGCCATCTGCAACATCGAAGACAAAAGAGCCGCCCAGCGCCTCACAGACGCTGGCAAACCCCCCAACAAACGAACAGGACACACCCGCCTCATCGAAGGACACACCACCACCAACTGGAAACAAGCCCTCGCCCAACTCACCACCGCCTACCCCGACCGAATCACCCCCTACCTCTAA
- a CDS encoding 50S ribosomal protein bL37: protein MSKRGRKRRDRRKNGANHGKRPNA from the coding sequence ATGTCGAAGCGGGGTCGTAAGCGTCGCGATCGTCGTAAGAACGGCGCGAACCACGGCAAGCGTCCTAACGCCTGA
- a CDS encoding mycothiol system anti-sigma-R factor translates to MNTRVTCQDVLDALYELIDCEECDRRSGLIDAGSVPGPNARARALMIQHVATCPHCADALDAERHVRALMRGCYESEQASDALRARVAASIMSVSLTWR, encoded by the coding sequence GTGAACACGCGCGTCACCTGCCAGGACGTCCTGGACGCCCTGTACGAACTGATCGACTGCGAGGAGTGTGACCGCCGCAGCGGCCTCATCGACGCCGGGTCCGTGCCCGGGCCGAACGCCCGCGCCCGAGCCCTCATGATCCAGCACGTCGCCACCTGCCCGCACTGCGCCGACGCCCTCGACGCCGAACGCCACGTCCGTGCCCTCATGCGCGGCTGCTACGAGTCCGAGCAAGCCTCGGATGCGCTGCGCGCTCGCGTCGCTGCCTCCATCATGAGTGTGTCGCTCACCTGGCGCTGA